One window of the Candidatus Saccharibacteria bacterium genome contains the following:
- a CDS encoding DUF4234 domain-containing protein: MKQRSIGKMFLLTIVTLGIYRLYWFVKTRSEMMQLNKDIKIPSVLWLVAPLLLVILAIGFFIFSGDFSSSDETAKSLTTNQIFSMAFFYLTLLVAPFLVAIWLWRYSKGVEVVSGEKMSFAIALLILLAVPDGIDILIVQDTFNKIATKAQSGPVLNAGT, translated from the coding sequence ATGAAACAACGTTCAATCGGCAAAATGTTCTTACTAACCATAGTGACTCTCGGCATATACCGGCTGTATTGGTTTGTCAAAACCCGCAGCGAGATGATGCAGCTCAATAAAGATATAAAAATTCCGTCAGTTCTATGGCTTGTAGCGCCTCTGCTATTGGTTATTCTCGCCATTGGGTTTTTTATCTTCAGCGGAGATTTTTCTAGCTCGGACGAAACTGCCAAAAGCCTAACAACGAACCAAATTTTTTCTATGGCTTTCTTCTATTTGACTTTGTTGGTTGCCCCATTTCTAGTGGCGATTTGGCTTTGGAGGTACAGTAAAGGGGTCGAGGTGGTATCGGGTGAAAAAATGAGTTTTGCTATAGCACTCCTTATTTTACTGGCTGTGCCTGACGGTATCGATATACTCATCGTGCAAGATACATTCAATAAAATTGCCACAAAAGCCCAGTCCGGGCCAGTACTAAACGCGGGAACGTAG
- a CDS encoding cbb3-type cytochrome c oxidase subunit I: protein MEWSYFWHGWVQFGGQIAVVGGLLLVIGLLTYFKKWQWLWREWLTTQDAKRIGVMYIIVSVVMLLRGFGDAIMMKLQQALASGNSDGFLDAEHFQQIFTAHGTIMIFFVAMGLMFGIINLVLPLMLGARDVAFPTLNSISFYLYLAGVVLVNLSLVYGEFGAVGWLAYPPLSELAYSPGPGVDYWLWSIQIAGVGSTLSGINFLVTILKLRAKGMNLMKMPVFAWSVLGAMMLVVVVFPILTATLFMLSLDRSLGMHYFTADLGGNAMMYINLIWAWGHPEVYILVLPAFGMYSEIVATLSRKRLFGYTSMVWALMCITVLSFLVWAHHFFTMGAGGNVNAFFGIMTMVIAIPTGVKVFNWLFTMYKGRIEFMTPMWWFMAFVTTFLLGGATGVLLAVPAIDFQVHNSLFLVAHFHNTIISGVVFGYLAGIAYWFPKIFGFRLHERLGKAAVTCWVVGFLVTFIPIYILGFMGATRRLDHYDPSLGWQSLFIVSGIGTLIIGLGVVLQVVQLGYSIWKRKELRDKTGDPWGGRTLEWSVPSPAPHYNFARLPLVTARDAFWEAKQTKRSLYSGPYTAFELPQNTGLGVWIGGFACLFGFAVIWHLWWLAVLAIVGVVVTLIRRTFEEDIEYEVSAAEAKRHDVAALKGNA, encoded by the coding sequence ATGGAGTGGAGCTACTTTTGGCATGGCTGGGTGCAATTTGGCGGGCAGATTGCAGTTGTGGGCGGTCTTCTACTCGTGATTGGACTTTTGACGTATTTCAAAAAGTGGCAATGGCTGTGGCGCGAATGGCTGACCACGCAAGATGCCAAGCGAATTGGCGTCATGTACATAATTGTCTCGGTGGTGATGCTGCTACGCGGTTTTGGCGACGCCATTATGATGAAGCTGCAGCAGGCGTTGGCGAGCGGTAATTCCGATGGATTCCTCGACGCAGAGCATTTCCAGCAAATCTTTACCGCGCACGGCACCATTATGATTTTCTTTGTGGCCATGGGGCTAATGTTTGGCATCATAAACCTTGTACTGCCACTGATGCTTGGGGCGCGCGATGTGGCTTTCCCTACCCTCAACTCCATTAGTTTTTATCTATATCTTGCCGGCGTGGTGCTGGTGAATCTTTCACTGGTGTACGGCGAGTTTGGTGCGGTGGGTTGGCTGGCCTATCCGCCGCTGAGTGAGCTTGCCTATAGCCCGGGACCGGGTGTGGACTACTGGCTGTGGAGTATCCAAATTGCCGGCGTGGGGAGTACGCTGAGTGGCATTAATTTCTTGGTGACTATTTTGAAACTGCGCGCCAAGGGCATGAACCTTATGAAAATGCCCGTGTTTGCCTGGAGTGTTTTGGGTGCAATGATGCTTGTGGTGGTGGTTTTCCCCATATTGACCGCGACGCTGTTTATGCTTTCGCTTGACCGTTCGCTTGGCATGCACTATTTCACGGCTGACCTTGGTGGTAACGCCATGATGTACATAAACCTTATATGGGCATGGGGTCACCCAGAGGTCTACATATTGGTGCTGCCTGCGTTTGGTATGTATAGCGAGATTGTGGCTACGCTGAGCCGTAAGCGACTGTTTGGCTATACCAGTATGGTGTGGGCGCTCATGTGCATTACCGTACTATCGTTTTTGGTGTGGGCGCACCACTTCTTTACCATGGGCGCGGGCGGCAACGTGAACGCGTTCTTCGGCATTATGACCATGGTTATTGCCATACCAACCGGTGTAAAAGTATTTAACTGGCTGTTTACCATGTACAAAGGCCGTATAGAGTTTATGACGCCCATGTGGTGGTTTATGGCGTTTGTAACGACCTTTCTTTTAGGGGGCGCAACGGGAGTCCTGCTGGCCGTACCGGCCATAGACTTTCAGGTGCACAACAGCCTCTTTTTGGTGGCGCATTTCCATAACACTATCATTAGCGGTGTGGTCTTTGGGTATTTGGCGGGGATTGCCTATTGGTTCCCGAAAATTTTTGGGTTTCGACTGCATGAGCGGCTTGGCAAGGCGGCCGTTACCTGTTGGGTGGTTGGCTTCTTGGTTACCTTCATTCCCATTTATATCCTTGGGTTCATGGGTGCAACGCGGCGGCTTGACCACTACGACCCGAGCTTGGGCTGGCAGTCGCTGTTTATTGTCTCCGGAATCGGGACGCTCATTATTGGCCTCGGCGTGGTGCTGCAGGTAGTGCAACTTGGGTATAGCATATGGAAACGCAAAGAACTGCGCGATAAAACTGGCGACCCGTGGGGTGGCCGTACACTCGAGTGGTCGGTGCCATCGCCCGCACCGCACTATAACTTTGCACGCTTGCCGCTGGTGACTGCGCGCGATGCGTTTTGGGAAGCAAAACAAACGAAGCGGTCATTGTACAGCGGGCCCTACACGGCATTTGAGCTTCCGCAAAACACGGGCTTGGGCGTATGGATTGGTGGTTTTGCCTGTTTGTTTGGGTTTGCTGTCATTTGGCACCTGTGGTGGTTAGCTGTGCTTGCCATCGTTGGCGTGGTTGTGACGCTCATTCGCCGAACATTTGAGGAAGATATTGAGTACGAGGTAAGCGCGGCAGAAGCAAAGCGCCACGACGTGGCTGCGCTGAAAGGAAATGCATGA
- the cyoD gene encoding cytochrome o ubiquinol oxidase subunit IV, translated as MKLSKHIQPLPNFRKASTQTYVAGFAFSVVLTFASFTLVWAYKAAENVVFSRGLLIGLLAAAAVLQMLVQVMFFLHVSTERKVRMNLYAGIFTVFVVLCLVVGSIWIMQNLDYNMMPRDMTEMVKHDEGIAQ; from the coding sequence ATGAAGTTATCGAAGCACATACAGCCGCTCCCAAACTTTCGCAAAGCAAGTACGCAAACCTATGTGGCGGGTTTTGCATTTTCTGTGGTGCTGACGTTCGCGTCGTTTACGCTCGTGTGGGCGTACAAAGCAGCTGAAAATGTTGTGTTTAGCCGAGGACTGCTCATTGGGTTACTGGCGGCAGCGGCAGTCTTGCAAATGCTGGTGCAGGTTATGTTTTTCCTGCACGTTTCTACCGAGCGCAAAGTACGCATGAACCTCTACGCGGGTATATTTACGGTGTTTGTTGTGCTTTGTCTGGTAGTTGGCTCAATCTGGATTATGCAGAACCTAGACTACAATATGATGCCTCGTGATATGACGGAAATGGTTAAGCACGACGAGGGTATAGCTCAGTAG
- the cyoC gene encoding cytochrome o ubiquinol oxidase subunit III has protein sequence MEKSVRQKRLKATRTLDFARDDSETSKTTLGFWIYLMTDCILFASLFATFMVLRGATAGGPSGQELFELPFVLAETMVLLLSSLASGLALLAAHAGHKVNTLRWLAVTGLLGALFLGMELYEFQALLAEGHSWTRSAFLSSYFGLVGTHGLHIFVGLTWLLGTWLYVYKRGLGGRLMSRLTMFTMFWHFLDIVWIGIFTIVYLLGVI, from the coding sequence ATGGAGAAATCTGTGCGCCAAAAGCGCCTGAAGGCGACGAGAACCCTCGACTTCGCTCGGGATGACAGTGAGACGTCAAAAACAACGCTCGGGTTTTGGATATACCTCATGACTGACTGTATTTTATTTGCGAGCCTGTTCGCAACATTTATGGTGCTGCGCGGCGCGACTGCCGGTGGGCCAAGCGGTCAGGAGCTTTTTGAACTACCATTTGTCCTTGCAGAAACAATGGTACTGCTGCTGAGTAGTTTAGCAAGCGGGTTGGCGCTGCTCGCGGCTCATGCTGGGCATAAGGTAAATACACTGCGCTGGCTCGCCGTCACTGGTCTGTTGGGTGCGCTATTCCTCGGGATGGAGCTGTACGAATTCCAGGCGCTGCTGGCGGAAGGCCATAGCTGGACTAGAAGCGCGTTTCTCTCATCTTACTTTGGGTTGGTTGGTACGCATGGACTGCATATATTCGTCGGTCTAACGTGGCTGCTCGGAACGTGGCTGTACGTTTACAAACGTGGCCTTGGTGGCCGGCTAATGAGCAGGCTTACTATGTTTACGATGTTTTGGCATTTCCTAGACATTGTTTGGATAGGTATATTTACCATTGTGTACTTACTGGGGGTTATATAA
- the cyoE gene encoding protoheme IX farnesyltransferase: MKVKDFVFVAKPGIVFGNVFAGVGGFMVGSPDAVGWSSLFGLAAGMTAIIAASCVVNNYLDADIDARMKRTAKRPSVTGAIPLQIGRIYAAVLYVLGFGLLFGLTNLKTALIGLFGAVMYTVVYGYAKRRTPWATLIGAFPGATPPLAGYVAATGRFEEAAWLLFIIMFAWQMPHFHAIAIRRFEDYKAADIPVMPGVHGLARTVWEMRLFGLAFITACYLLARWGHAGFMFGLATVAVGMYWLQPMFSPHWRRDREDIAKVVFKRSLLVLLVLNTFMTLSHVLL, encoded by the coding sequence GTGAAAGTGAAGGACTTTGTTTTTGTCGCGAAGCCCGGGATTGTGTTTGGCAATGTCTTTGCTGGCGTGGGCGGGTTTATGGTAGGTTCGCCTGACGCAGTGGGGTGGTCTTCCCTGTTCGGCTTGGCTGCAGGGATGACGGCAATCATCGCGGCTTCGTGCGTGGTAAATAACTATCTCGACGCCGACATCGATGCTCGCATGAAGCGAACGGCCAAGCGACCTTCGGTAACGGGTGCCATTCCCTTGCAGATTGGGCGCATATATGCGGCCGTGCTCTATGTTTTGGGATTTGGCTTACTGTTTGGGCTGACGAACCTAAAGACAGCGCTCATAGGCCTGTTTGGTGCGGTTATGTACACGGTGGTTTACGGCTACGCCAAGCGCCGTACGCCGTGGGCGACCCTCATTGGTGCATTTCCAGGCGCTACCCCGCCACTGGCCGGATATGTAGCCGCCACTGGCCGGTTTGAGGAGGCAGCCTGGCTGCTATTTATTATTATGTTTGCCTGGCAGATGCCGCATTTTCACGCTATTGCCATTCGCCGCTTTGAAGACTACAAGGCAGCGGACATCCCAGTTATGCCCGGAGTACACGGATTAGCTCGCACCGTTTGGGAGATGCGCCTTTTTGGCCTAGCCTTCATAACGGCGTGTTACCTGCTAGCACGCTGGGGCCATGCTGGCTTTATGTTTGGCCTCGCCACCGTGGCAGTCGGAATGTACTGGTTGCAACCCATGTTTAGCCCTCACTGGCGGCGTGACCGGGAAGATATAGCAAAGGTAGTGTTTAAGCGGTCGCTCTTGGTGCTCCTGGTTCTAAATACCTTCATGACGCTCTCGCACGTGTTGCTATAG
- a CDS encoding FAD-binding oxidoreductase, giving the protein MKDLKTALQKHGFLGELDDSPEAKEFYSHDASMFELRPQLVAQPKDAADVQRLVRFVAANKKKHPELSLTGRAAGTDMAGGAINESIIVDFAKHFTHIGPITGLSGTAQPGVFYRDFERETLKKHVLMPSYPASRDMCQIGGITANNSGGEKSLEYGKVEDFVTELKVVFADGKEYTVKPLNKKQLQAKINQGDFEGKLYQRVYNMCEEHYDMIKEAKPNVTKNSMGYSLWRVWDRETGIFDLGQLIVGSEGTLGLVTETTFRLVPARPHSGLLVLFLKNIKHLGDIVPKVLEHKPATFESFDDQTLLLSLRFMPAFYKRLGFKKFVHLLWSLIPDGLQLLRGVPKLILMVEFNGETEEEVRAKVSALHRDLGKFRARYEINGFEETPTEGKSEKFWVMRRYSFQILRSKVKDKHTAPYIDDFVVPPKHLVEFLPALQKIIKKYKLFATIAGHMGDGNFHVIPLMKIEDDRERKKIEPSQREVNNLVLKYGGSLSGEHNDGLVRGPWLEAQFGKPVLALFKQVKHIFDPENIFNPHKKTDATWDYSYGHIREHF; this is encoded by the coding sequence ATGAAAGATTTAAAAACAGCCCTCCAAAAACACGGCTTTCTCGGTGAGCTTGATGACTCGCCAGAAGCGAAAGAATTCTATAGTCACGATGCCAGCATGTTTGAACTAAGGCCGCAGCTGGTAGCGCAACCAAAAGATGCTGCCGATGTGCAACGGCTTGTGCGGTTTGTGGCGGCAAACAAAAAGAAACACCCAGAGCTTTCCCTCACCGGTCGTGCTGCCGGCACCGATATGGCCGGCGGAGCCATAAACGAGTCTATTATTGTTGATTTTGCAAAACATTTTACACACATTGGCCCCATAACTGGCTTGAGCGGTACGGCGCAACCGGGTGTGTTCTATCGTGATTTTGAACGAGAAACCCTAAAAAAACATGTACTCATGCCGTCTTACCCTGCGAGCCGAGATATGTGTCAGATAGGTGGCATAACGGCCAATAATTCGGGTGGTGAGAAATCGCTCGAGTACGGTAAAGTCGAAGATTTTGTGACAGAACTAAAAGTAGTCTTTGCCGACGGCAAGGAGTACACTGTAAAACCGCTCAACAAAAAGCAGCTCCAGGCAAAGATAAACCAGGGCGACTTCGAGGGCAAGCTGTACCAACGTGTATACAACATGTGCGAAGAACACTACGACATGATTAAAGAAGCCAAGCCCAATGTGACCAAAAACAGTATGGGCTACTCGCTGTGGCGCGTGTGGGACAGAGAAACCGGTATTTTCGACCTCGGCCAGCTGATTGTGGGTTCTGAGGGTACGCTGGGGCTTGTAACCGAAACAACATTCCGGCTTGTACCAGCCAGACCACACTCAGGTTTGCTTGTGCTATTCCTTAAGAACATTAAGCACCTTGGAGACATTGTGCCGAAGGTACTTGAGCACAAACCGGCGACGTTCGAAAGTTTTGACGACCAGACCTTACTGCTCTCACTACGGTTCATGCCGGCGTTTTACAAACGACTTGGCTTCAAAAAGTTTGTGCATTTGCTGTGGAGCCTCATACCAGACGGCTTACAGTTGCTTCGAGGTGTGCCGAAGCTCATTCTTATGGTGGAGTTCAACGGCGAAACAGAAGAAGAAGTTCGCGCCAAGGTGAGCGCCCTGCACCGAGACCTCGGTAAGTTCCGTGCCCGCTACGAAATAAATGGCTTCGAAGAAACGCCTACTGAAGGCAAAAGCGAAAAGTTTTGGGTTATGCGCCGCTACAGCTTCCAGATACTACGCAGCAAAGTAAAAGACAAACACACGGCGCCGTACATAGACGACTTTGTTGTGCCGCCAAAGCACCTTGTAGAATTCCTGCCGGCGCTGCAAAAAATCATAAAAAAATATAAATTGTTCGCGACCATAGCCGGTCACATGGGTGACGGAAACTTCCATGTTATACCACTTATGAAGATAGAGGATGACCGAGAGCGCAAAAAAATCGAGCCGTCACAGCGCGAAGTCAACAACCTGGTACTCAAATACGGCGGTAGTCTGAGTGGCGAACACAACGATGGTCTTGTGCGTGGCCCGTGGCTAGAAGCCCAGTTTGGTAAGCCGGTGCTGGCACTTTTTAAGCAGGTGAAGCACATATTTGACCCAGAAAACATCTTCAACCCCCACAAAAAAACCGATGCCACGTGGGACTACTCCTACGGCCACATCCGTGAACATTTCTAG
- a CDS encoding FAD-dependent oxidoreductase, whose product MTDKKHGSKVKVLVVGGGFGGVRAAIELSRQSHLEVTLVSERPDFFYYPTMYETATGGSSEQSTVPLEQIFGDDPVRVLIGRAEKLHKAKKELKLKNVAEPLYYDKLVLALGVVTNYFGIPGLAENTYGIKSIEDAERFKRHLHAQLIAEDEPDLNYVIVGGGPTGIELAGALGPYLRDIMQKHGIRGRAVHIDIIEAMPHLMPRLPKPVGRTIERRLRKLGVRLYLNSKVEGANSEELTVSGKPIRSHTIVWTAGIANNPFFTDADFVLSGRKKVLVDEFLRAEGDKDIFVIGDNAETPYSGMAQTALYDAEFIAHNFTCEHDGRPKLAYRPKEPAYVTPVGQNWASMLWKDVHLHGRVASMLRNAADLRAFTEILSVRDAAVQWTSTLDREDLCPVCSSVG is encoded by the coding sequence ATGACAGATAAAAAACATGGTTCCAAGGTGAAAGTGCTGGTTGTGGGGGGCGGCTTTGGCGGGGTGCGCGCAGCAATTGAGCTTTCTAGGCAGTCACATTTGGAAGTGACGCTTGTGTCAGAAAGGCCAGATTTTTTCTACTATCCCACTATGTACGAAACTGCCACGGGCGGCAGTAGCGAACAGTCCACTGTGCCACTCGAACAAATTTTTGGCGATGACCCGGTTCGCGTACTCATTGGCAGGGCCGAAAAGCTACATAAGGCCAAAAAAGAGCTAAAGCTGAAAAATGTTGCCGAGCCGCTGTACTATGACAAGCTTGTGCTTGCGCTCGGCGTCGTCACGAACTACTTTGGCATCCCTGGACTTGCAGAGAACACCTACGGTATAAAAAGTATTGAGGATGCAGAACGGTTCAAGCGGCACCTTCACGCACAGTTGATTGCTGAAGACGAACCAGACCTCAACTACGTCATTGTTGGCGGAGGCCCCACCGGTATAGAGCTCGCGGGTGCGCTCGGTCCATACCTGCGCGATATTATGCAAAAGCATGGGATCCGCGGCAGGGCAGTGCACATTGACATCATTGAAGCCATGCCCCACCTTATGCCGCGTCTGCCAAAACCGGTAGGCCGAACCATTGAGCGCCGACTGCGCAAACTAGGGGTTAGGTTATACCTTAACAGCAAGGTTGAGGGGGCTAACAGCGAAGAGCTCACTGTCTCAGGGAAGCCAATTCGTAGTCATACCATTGTATGGACAGCCGGAATTGCCAATAACCCGTTTTTTACTGATGCTGATTTTGTGTTGAGTGGCCGCAAAAAGGTGCTCGTCGACGAATTTTTGCGTGCCGAAGGCGACAAGGACATTTTTGTCATAGGAGACAATGCCGAGACACCATACAGTGGCATGGCTCAAACGGCTCTTTACGACGCTGAATTTATTGCTCATAACTTTACCTGTGAACACGACGGGCGACCAAAACTCGCGTATCGCCCGAAAGAACCAGCGTACGTCACGCCCGTTGGGCAAAACTGGGCTTCTATGCTCTGGAAAGACGTTCACCTGCACGGACGCGTGGCATCAATGCTTCGAAATGCCGCTGACCTCCGCGCCTTTACCGAAATCCTTTCCGTTCGTGATGCAGCGGTACAGTGGACAAGCACGCTCGACCGCGAAGACCTTTGTCCAGTTTGCAGCTCCGTCGGCTAA
- a CDS encoding type II toxin-antitoxin system RelE/ParE family toxin → MKYEVLFKPKFLRALKRIDKVQQIRILSKIYKLSEDPRPLASKRLKGSVYYRLRVGDYRIIYDVADANLTVLILDVGHRQGVYKG, encoded by the coding sequence ATGAAATACGAGGTTCTATTTAAACCAAAATTCTTACGTGCTCTAAAGCGGATAGATAAAGTTCAGCAGATACGAATACTAAGTAAAATATACAAACTATCAGAGGATCCAAGGCCACTTGCGAGTAAGCGTCTAAAGGGTTCGGTTTATTACAGGTTACGAGTCGGGGATTATCGAATAATATACGATGTAGCAGATGCTAACTTGACCGTTCTAATCCTTGATGTTGGACATAGACAGGGCGTTTATAAAGGCTAG
- a CDS encoding DUF4234 domain-containing protein yields the protein MENRSLGKVFLLTLVTFGLYGIYWEVKTKGEMNARGATIPTAWLILVPIVNIWWMWKYCEGVEHVTGGKLSTVISFLVLFLLGFIGMLIVQDAFNKVGAASVAVGPQMPSADAPVSPQMQSYQAPASPQAPTDTPVPPQPPTPVV from the coding sequence ATGGAGAATCGTAGCTTAGGCAAGGTGTTCTTGCTCACACTTGTAACATTTGGTTTGTACGGCATCTACTGGGAAGTGAAAACAAAGGGTGAAATGAACGCACGGGGAGCCACTATTCCAACGGCGTGGCTCATACTTGTTCCTATCGTTAACATATGGTGGATGTGGAAATATTGTGAGGGTGTCGAGCACGTCACTGGTGGCAAGCTCTCCACCGTAATATCATTTTTGGTACTGTTTTTGCTAGGGTTTATCGGCATGCTTATTGTGCAAGACGCATTTAACAAGGTTGGTGCTGCTTCCGTAGCGGTTGGCCCACAAATGCCGTCAGCTGATGCACCGGTTTCCCCGCAAATGCAATCATATCAAGCACCCGCCTCCCCACAAGCTCCGACAGATACTCCGGTTCCGCCACAGCCCCCAACTCCTGTTGTGTAG
- a CDS encoding flippase-like domain-containing protein — MVRLRKKLVRPLTSFVFTVLVAVFVWKNWDMFGQSVGVMRNAELHDFWLSLPLVALTFVLAAFAYSFLAFQRLKIRELLAVELAASCINRLVPSGLGGLGMHGLYLHKRKHTVAQATAVVSINNLLGMTVHLLLLALVLLTGSAGQFRLGWSHKQGWVLLGICILLGSALLLGRVRRALRSFVRNLLVSLRRYERQPHRLAYAALALCALTLTNVLVLHLAARSFGVWLDLPQLFLVYTGGVLLGAAVPTPGGLAGVEAGLVGGFIAYGVGSTTAIAIALAFRLSTYWLPILPGAVALYFTQRQKCS; from the coding sequence ATGGTTCGGTTACGGAAAAAATTAGTCCGCCCCCTCACTTCGTTTGTGTTTACTGTACTGGTGGCAGTATTTGTTTGGAAAAACTGGGATATGTTTGGGCAGAGTGTTGGGGTGATGCGTAACGCGGAGCTACATGACTTCTGGCTGTCACTACCGCTTGTGGCTCTTACGTTCGTACTGGCGGCATTTGCCTACAGTTTTTTGGCATTTCAGCGCTTGAAAATTCGGGAATTGCTTGCGGTGGAGCTAGCTGCCTCCTGCATAAACCGACTTGTGCCGTCGGGGCTGGGCGGTTTGGGTATGCATGGTTTGTATTTGCACAAACGGAAACACACGGTCGCCCAGGCAACAGCTGTGGTGAGCATAAATAACCTACTGGGCATGACTGTGCACCTGCTGTTGCTTGCGCTTGTGCTCCTCACCGGTTCTGCCGGACAATTTCGTCTGGGATGGTCACATAAACAGGGGTGGGTTTTACTTGGGATTTGTATATTGCTTGGTTCTGCCCTATTGCTTGGGCGCGTACGCCGTGCGTTACGCAGCTTTGTGCGCAACCTGCTGGTGAGCCTGCGCCGGTACGAACGCCAGCCGCACAGGCTAGCATACGCCGCGCTAGCGCTGTGTGCCCTGACACTGACCAATGTGCTTGTACTGCACCTCGCGGCGCGGAGCTTTGGTGTCTGGCTTGACCTGCCACAGCTGTTTCTTGTGTACACCGGTGGTGTTTTACTGGGTGCTGCTGTGCCGACGCCCGGCGGCCTCGCAGGCGTTGAAGCCGGTTTGGTGGGTGGTTTTATAGCGTATGGGGTGGGCAGCACCACCGCCATAGCAATCGCCCTAGCCTTCCGCCTCTCAACCTACTGGCTCCCTATTTTGCCCGGAGCGGTAGCACTCTACTTTACCCAACGGCAGAAGTGTTCTTGA
- the cyoA gene encoding ubiquinol oxidase subunit II, translated as MMRVIERVLAKASRVKLPSVPRLSRTKMTVLWLVGAALVLGLLVALSLNHSFPLLQTRGEIANRQRDLLVFATALALLVLVPVYFMIFTFAWRYRAGHKQEYKPEWDTHKSYEALWWGIPIAIISVLAVVTWVTSHSLDPFKPLASSQKPLQVQVVALQWKWLFIYPQEGVASVNEVAFPAGRPVEFTMTSDAPMNSFWIPQLAGQIYVMSGMSTKLHVSADTTGVYEGMSSNISGKGFADMKFKARAMTVRDFDAWVTKAHGGEHLTQQRYDMLAKPSTNKVSYFHVADRSVYDNVIMKYMHSTPPNEVKPTEEKVPSRMGSNEMEHNMEGMHQ; from the coding sequence ATGATGAGGGTTATTGAGCGAGTCCTGGCTAAAGCTTCCCGGGTGAAACTCCCCTCTGTTCCGCGGCTATCCCGCACGAAAATGACAGTGTTGTGGCTGGTGGGAGCTGCGCTGGTACTGGGCCTGCTGGTGGCGCTTTCGCTCAACCATTCTTTTCCGCTGTTGCAAACGCGTGGTGAAATTGCCAATCGCCAAAGAGATTTACTAGTGTTCGCGACAGCACTTGCTCTGCTGGTGCTCGTACCAGTGTATTTTATGATATTCACCTTCGCGTGGCGCTACCGCGCCGGGCACAAACAAGAGTACAAGCCGGAATGGGATACGCACAAAAGCTATGAGGCCCTCTGGTGGGGTATACCAATAGCTATCATCAGCGTACTTGCCGTTGTGACTTGGGTGACAAGCCATAGCCTCGACCCGTTCAAGCCGCTGGCAAGCAGCCAAAAGCCGCTGCAGGTGCAAGTTGTGGCGCTCCAGTGGAAATGGCTGTTTATTTATCCTCAAGAAGGGGTAGCTAGCGTGAATGAAGTGGCCTTCCCTGCTGGCAGGCCGGTGGAGTTTACTATGACGAGTGATGCCCCCATGAACAGCTTTTGGATACCACAGCTCGCCGGGCAAATTTACGTTATGAGCGGTATGTCGACGAAGCTACATGTTTCCGCTGACACAACTGGTGTGTATGAGGGTATGTCCTCCAACATCAGCGGAAAAGGCTTTGCCGACATGAAGTTTAAAGCCCGGGCCATGACGGTGCGTGATTTTGACGCGTGGGTAACGAAAGCACACGGGGGTGAACATTTGACCCAGCAGCGGTACGACATGCTCGCTAAGCCTAGCACGAACAAGGTTTCTTATTTTCATGTAGCCGACCGCAGTGTCTACGACAATGTTATCATGAAGTATATGCATAGCACGCCGCCAAACGAAGTGAAGCCTACAGAGGAAAAAGTACCATCCCGGATGGGTTCAAATGAAATGGAACACAACATGGAGGGCATGCATCAATGA